The genomic region AACTTGCAAACTTACGAGAAAAGCATTGCTATCATTATTTAATTGAAGTAGATGGTGGTATTAATGAAGAAACTGGAAAGTTATGTATTGAAAAGAAAGTAGATGTATTAGTGGCAGGTAGTTATATTTTCCAAAGCGATGATTATCAAACAAAGATAGAAGCGTTATGCATATAGGAATTTGTGGTGCTAGTTATGATGGTGTTATCTTTGATAACACCATTGACTATATTGGAGTAGATGGTGGTGTTCAATGCTTGTTAGAGCATGGGATTACACCGGTTGTTGCAATTGGTGATTTTGATTCTTTGGAAAAGAAAGAAATGTTATCTAATATCAAAGCGATATCACTAAATCCAGTCAAAGATTGTAGTGATAGTCATTATGCAATAGAATACGCTATTCAAAAGGGATATCAACGTATTTCTTTATATGGAGTAACAGGACATAGATTGGACCATTATATGGCAATCATTGCCCTAGTACAACGTTATCCTAGTAAGGATATTCATATTATTGATTTATGGAATGATATTACTATTTTAAATAGTGGAATACATCGTTTTAAAACAGAATATACTTATTTTTCATTATTTGCTTTTGAAAATACACAAATCTCTATCCAAAATGCAAAATATGAACTGGTTCATTATTTACTCACAAAACAAGATCCACTTTGTTTATCAAATGAATGTTTAGATAAAGAAGTGCTAATAGAAAATGATTGTCCTATTTTGTTGATACAATCCAATGAAAATAAGATAGGGTAATAGAAAGGGGATAGTATGCAAAGATATTTTATTCAAGAAAAAAAAGAGAATAACATTTATTTACAACCAGAAGATATTCATCATATAAAAAAAGTGATGAGAAACAAAGTTGGTGATTCTGTTCATTGCATTGACCCTTTTGGAAAACATTATTTATGTAGTATTCAAGATGTTGAAACTGGTTGTTTAAAGATAGACAAAGAAATAGAAGAATGGAATGAACTAGATATTGAAGTAACACTTATTTATGCGATGCCTAAAGGTGATAAGTTTGAATTTGTATTGCAAAAAGCTACAGAATTAGGGGTTCATCGTATTGTACCATTACAATCAAGACGTTGTGTTGTTAAACTAGACAAACAAAAGTTTGAAAAGAAATTAGAAAGATATCAAAAAATAGTAAAAGAAGCAGCAGAACAATCTTATCGTAGTATTCTACCTAAAATAGAATCAATTCAAACAATTGCTAGCTTATCTCCTTATCTTACTAACTATGCATTAGTAGCATATGAAGAAAGTGCAAAAGTAGGAGAACATCACAATTTTAAAAAAGTAATGCAAGAAATAAAAACAAAACAGTCCTTAACTATTATTGTTGGTAGTGAAGGTGGTTTTGATGAAGATGAAATTGAAGCACTAGAGAAGATGGGC from Tannockella kyphosi harbors:
- a CDS encoding thiamine diphosphokinase; this translates as MHIGICGASYDGVIFDNTIDYIGVDGGVQCLLEHGITPVVAIGDFDSLEKKEMLSNIKAISLNPVKDCSDSHYAIEYAIQKGYQRISLYGVTGHRLDHYMAIIALVQRYPSKDIHIIDLWNDITILNSGIHRFKTEYTYFSLFAFENTQISIQNAKYELVHYLLTKQDPLCLSNECLDKEVLIENDCPILLIQSNENKIG
- a CDS encoding RsmE family RNA methyltransferase, which produces MQRYFIQEKKENNIYLQPEDIHHIKKVMRNKVGDSVHCIDPFGKHYLCSIQDVETGCLKIDKEIEEWNELDIEVTLIYAMPKGDKFEFVLQKATELGVHRIVPLQSRRCVVKLDKQKFEKKLERYQKIVKEAAEQSYRSILPKIESIQTIASLSPYLTNYALVAYEESAKVGEHHNFKKVMQEIKTKQSLTIIVGSEGGFDEDEIEALEKMGVLRCSLGKRILRSETAPLYMLSVIGYHREME